The proteins below come from a single Miscanthus floridulus cultivar M001 chromosome 1, ASM1932011v1, whole genome shotgun sequence genomic window:
- the LOC136469519 gene encoding carboxylesterase 15-like, whose translation MDSTTKVEFIVVLISLGPAVGVYEDVYFITLVTDTRAPHAIFFFLLSPHPDAATATASSSTGPSNSSSTPWAGKQASSITSLRAAPLPCPRTAAHRDAEAVLSWLRAQYKADPWLADSRVFVCGDSAGGNIVHHVAVRYGSGQLALDPVVRTAGCVLLWPFFVVEERTASEAAGLVDEHQFIGMALSDQAWRLALPVGATRDHPQARRRQRPPWPR comes from the exons ATGGACAGTACGACCAAGGTCGAGTTCATCGTCGTCTTAATAAG CCTAGGCCCAGCTGTaggcgtatacgaagacgtatacttcatcacCCTTGTCACTGACACGCGGGCTCCACatgccatcttcttcttcctcctctctccccatcccgacgcggccacggccacggcgagTAGCAGCACGGGGccgagcaacagcagcagcacgcCGTGGGCGGGCAAGCAGGCGAGCAGCATCACGTCG CTTCGAGCTGCCCCACTTCCATGCCCGCGCACCGCGGCGCACCGCGACGCAGAGGCCGTCTTGTCGTGGCTCCGCGCCCAATACAAGGCTGACCCGTGGCTCGCCGACAGCAGGGTGTTCGTCTGCGGCGACTCGGCCGGCGGCAACATTGTGCACCACGTTGCCGTTCGGTACGGCAGCGGGCAGCTCGCCCTCGACCCCGTCGTCCGGACCGCCGGGTGCGTCCTGCTCTGGCCCTTCTTCGTCGTCGAGGAGAGGACGGCGTCCGAGGCGGCCGGCCTTGTTGACGAACACCAGTTCATTGGCATGGCGCTGTCCGACCAGGCGTGGCGCCTGGCGCTGCCCGTCGGCGCGACCAGGGACCACCCGCAAGCCCGCCGCCGGCAGCGCCCGCCGTGGCCGCGTTAG